Below is a window of Lycium ferocissimum isolate CSIRO_LF1 unplaced genomic scaffold, AGI_CSIRO_Lferr_CH_V1 ctg10997, whole genome shotgun sequence DNA.
AGAACGAAGAGaacaaatttaaacaaaaatagaacatatcagtGTTAACCCGTTAAGATCGGAAAGAAGATATAACCTATTAACCTATTAACAAATAACCAAAAATCCGATGCAATTTAACCAAATCAAGCAATAACAGATAAAAGAAACTGAATCTAAATTGATCTGAAGTCCGCAAAAAATCAGGTGAGGAAATAAAgacaagaaataatttaattgcAAAAGAGAAAAGCACTAACTATTACAAAGGAGCATATCAATCAGCAAAGTCACACAGAAAGAGAGACTAACCGCGGGTTATTACTGAACACAGGTCCAACTGATGAACAAACTCGATAGAATAACATATCATTGAGTAAGtaggagaaaagaaagataggAATAGATGAAGAGGagctaaaaaatgaaaaacctaAAGAGAGTCATTGAAAGGGATGATGAACGTGACAGAAAAGAGGAAACAGAAAAATGTAGTTGAGGGTTTAGGGAATAAAGGTGGACACGACATTTCTGAGGACACGTAAGGACAAATGTGTAATGAGAACACACGTAAGTAGCTAATGGATAAAGATATCAAATCACAGTTTTTAATGTATACATAGCTAATTGATAAAATGTTTAAGAAGCCCTTCATTTGAATTGTATAGACTTTTAGCACACATGTCGACCTTGGATCTTTAACTGATGCTTCTATATGTTACTAGTGGGATGTTGCCCGTGCTATGCACGGGCCCAATGTATGGATGATACTTGGAAGTTCTTATTATACATAATTCTGCTATTTATAATTGAAAACTTTCATGCCTTGACTGCATTTCTTTTAAATACTCATAACAAATAAAACACAGAAAATAAGCTGCAGTAGTGAGTAGAACAAGATGGTCCTCTTGACAAAACTCAagaggcaacaatcatcatctCTTCCCATGTGGTTGTTTGCATATCTCATTGAAAGGTACATCAGTTGcacaattttattttcaaatgtCATACAAGGCAAAACAAACAATAAGCAGCTCTTCTTCCTGCGAGCACATCCGATTACTAAACCTGTAACAGATACAACACTATacgtttttaaaagaaattgcgATGCAATTACCTTGACAGAGACAAAACACGCCCAGAGAAACCCGCTTCAAACCAGGGAACACATTAATGAATCCTTTATTACTTCAGTTGAGATATCCACAAATCTCAGGGAAAACGAAAAGATTTCAAAATTTGAGATTTGGCGAAAAGCTGTGCGAAAATTAAAGGAGAGAAGCTAGGTAAATACAAAGGAAAAGTGAAAAGAGAGGGAAGCAAAGCAAAATGGAAACAGCAGAGAGCGAGGCGGTAATCAGACGGCCAGAGAAGTGAAATGGATAAGGCAGAGTGAGGCGGTTGACAGAAATAGTTGGAACACTTTGTTGAGTTAGGCGATTGTTTGAAACTTCTATCAATCAGCCTCTATCAGGAGCTGCCATTATAGTGATGAGTGTGGTGTATCAAAATCCACTGCCTGTATAAATAAGAGTGAGTGCATCAGGgtgtattaaaattttaatataaatcCATTCATTGCACCTCAATGAAGGAGCAGTGCATGTAATAGCTCATTTTGAGCATTCAACTACTACAAGTGAAATCTGGATACAAGACATAACTAAGTAAAGAAATTATACATAAAATTTCTACAAATTACCTCTGCTTGTTCTCTGATAACTAATAGTATTAATTGTCTCATATAACTGTTTCTTTATAGCTGGTTGCTATATTTGTTCAGCTTCTTGTATACAACATCCATTCCATTACACCAGCCACCTAATGTAGACCTTCCTACAGTTAAAATCATTGTTTATATTAAAGCTACCATTTTCATCCTTTAGCTTCTTGTTAAATGAAAATTGGAGGCAAGGAAAACCTTTGCTTTTCATTTCTACAGTAATAGAATATTCCCAGACTCcacattcaaaattttcaattttaccgGAAAAAGTCAAAATCATTCTCATCTAAATCATCTAGATCACAAGAAATCAGCATGTTCAAACTAATCCAGAGAATTCTTCCACaaatttcattcatatattAGCAAAATATCAACACATGAGCCGAggatctatcggaaacagctGCTCTAACTCACAAAGATACGGGTAAGGTCTATGCACAtactaccctccccagaccccacaagACACAAAAGATCATGACAATACGCAGAGTTTAACAATGTAGTTACAATTGGAAAAGAGCTAAACCACTGAAGCATTTTACCAGGAAGCTAAAATACAATGCATAGATACCTTGTTCTTAACGCAACCGactttaatataaatattaccAATTTGTATTACCTTCTGTTACTTGTTCAGGAGAGGAGAATGCGTGGTAAGTGACTATTCACAGAGCAGACCAAATCTGCAAGTATTCCACAGTATGATAAGCTGATATACACTCAGTAAGTGATAATGCGGGAAGAACATCTTCATGATCAAAACAGAAGCTAGCACATAATGTCATTGCTAATTCATCACGATTTTAACATCTTAAGTAAAGTAAAcaaaagatggagaaaaacTTACCGACATAATGCTGTCATACTTTTGATAGAGCACCTCATGCTATTATCCATGAGAAGTCACGGAAGGAAGCTTTGTAATGTTATGGTTTGTTCTTTGCTAACTGTTGACTATCAATGCTTATTGAGCTTAATGTATTCAAGTGATTAAATCAATGATAAATTACTTTCCCCGTAAGTCAATCAAGTAAATATcagatttttaaaaagttcATTGCATACAGGAACAATCAATTTATAAGGCAGCCGCTTGAATGATTTCATCATTTCATCATATGCTATATTGTATGTTGTATGATCATCGTTGCTATCAGCTGTTGGCGGCCGGATTAATATTTTTACACAATTCGGGTTTTTTGCTCGTGATAAAGCAACACAAAGCTGACCATGTGAAAAAACAGGCTCTCGTAAATAAACACCAACAAAATCTAAAGTCTGACCTTCAGCTTTATTTATTGTCATAGCAAAACATAATCTAATAGGAAATTGTGTTCTTTTAAAAGGAATAGGCAGTTTCTCATCCTGCGAGGACAATAACGGTATTCTTGGAATAAATACATGGGTGTTTTTGAAGTCACCGCTTGCAATTGTAGCACTTATAACATGTTTTTGAAAATCACGACATATAAGTCGTGTCCCGTTACACAAGCCTTCGCAGGGATTTAGATTCCGCAATAACATTACTGGACAACCTTTTTTCAAAGTTAATTTGTACGGAGGTAAACCCGGAGGATGTAAACTATGCAAGAAATCTTCATATTGGCTTTGATCATGTGTTTCAGTGTTTTCGTCAAATGCAACATATGTTCTAGAATCACCagagaattgaataatgagCATGTCATTTATTTCATCAACGAAATCATTTTTTGTTGTCAGAATAACACGAGAAGTCACAGAGGCCATATCACAGGAAGATGTATATAAATTTGGATaagttattttaaataaaacattCAAAGATTCTTGTTCGCTAATAAAAGGAACAATAAAAGAATCGGGAATTTCAATCTTACCCTGACAATTTGTTTCTGCTTTTCCGCTTCCTATTTGCATCAAATATTCAGAAAAGGCATGATCAGTTCTTGCTCTCATATTTACTGATAATCGCAGTTTTTCAAGTGTATTCCAGATACCGGAACATAGTAAACTTTCTTCTATGAAATCCTCTTTTATGCCACTGCGAACAACTGGAAGAGTTTGTCTGAAATCTCCACCGAAAACTACAACTTTTCCACCGAAGAGTAACTTCGTATCCATCAGGTCTTTCAATAATAAATCTAAAGCCTCTATCAGCTGTTTTTTGGCCATTGATACATCATCCCAAACGATTAATTTGGCATCACGTATCAATGATGCAAGCGAACTTTGCTTAGTAATATTACAAGAGAATTGTCCGTCAATATCAATGGGGATTTTAAAACGGGAGTGAGCAGTTCGTCCTCCAGGAAGAATTGAAGCTGCAACACCTGAACTTGCTGTTGCTAAAGCCACAAATCCTTTTGATCGTACCGCAGCCAATAACGCACGGTACAAAAAAGTTTTGCCAGTTCCACCGGGACCGTCGATAAAAAAAAGCTCCAGACTTATTCCGATATATTCTGTCAAGGATTACATCATACGCTTTTCATTGCTCATTGTTCAATTTAGTTTGCAGGAACAAATCTGTTTACCCCGGATTTGGTAACCAATTGAATTTATATGTGGGTATGGGATACGTGCTTGAGTCTCAATATGAATCACGAAAAGGTGATATGGATGCTTGTTTATAGACTAATGACAGGTGCAAATACCGGATAAATGCACATGTAACGAGTAGATGGAGGAAGTATAACGTAAATGACaagatttgtatatatgtgtctttTGTGTtacaaatgttcttgaaaagtAAAGATGAGCCCAAAGAAAAAACCTCCTCATAAGGGGGGAGGATATACCCTATTTATAGTAGCGAGCCCATGGGCCTCATACAATGTGAATCAATAAAATAGCAATAAAAAGGACAGCCCCTGCACGGATTTGATGGGATTAGACTGACGGCGCCGCCTGACACACGCATAGTTGGTAGCCGACCATGATGTGACACCACTGACACGCTTCAGCAACGGTCATAACGGACCAATGGATACACGGACAACCGAACCCTCGGAAAGAATTATCGAACCATCAGTGGCACAGAGATCGAGCCAACGGCGCCTCTGCTCAGCTTCGATTAAAGCGCTTATCCGGAAAGGTGTGACGCCACCCGTGTGAATTCCCGGCCCCTTTTCTTCATCCGATCCATACCTTCTCCGAATTGACTCAtgtccgatttttaccgtatacagatagccCCCACACTTCCCGGGCCAATGATCCatcggagtaacgggaagtggatgaatCATACAACCGACCGCCTGGATGGCCTATCCTTATCTCCTTATTTTGGCGGGAATAGTTACGTCACGTCTTCCCCTCTGCCGGCCACGTGTCCTTCTCTGGATGGTCCGCCCTCGCAACCGCCTTTTGCACGTCATTTCGGGTCGCTTCGCATTAATGATGGGACACGTGGCGATCCCCGATTGGCGTCCTCGATAACCGTTCCCCTCCTTGTGCCTATATAAAGCCCCtcattgtgtgtgtgttttttcacttttacgatcttttctttcatttttctctctctctgcGTTCTATCTTCATCCTTTCTCTGCAAATTATTCTCGCCAACCTTTTCGCTCCGCTTGCTCTCCGAATCACCAACTTTCTTCGTTtccttttcattattttccGAAATCCTCTTCCTTCATTCCTTCAACATGTCCGAGACCACTTCTCCCGAGGCCGTGTCTCcgtctacacacacacacacacacacacacacagagactACGGCCTCGGATATTATACACGGCCAAATTTAACTTCAATAAAGACCTTGGCGGAAAAGCCCTCCGCCGTCTCGGACGGGGATACGACGTGAGGCGATATCCTTCCTCCATAACCGAGGATAAGCTTGACATAGTCAAAGCGGTGGCATCGCGGGTGGAACGCACGCCCCGTAAGGGTTTTTGCACCCGGGCGGACGAATCCATTACCGACCATCGGGAAGGGTTCGTACGTGTATACTTATCCCTACCCTTAAACTCGACCCCCGATCGATGCGTCATCATCGGATATGTGTCGGACCTATGGTGTGACTTTGGCACAGATCGGCCCAATCGTTTGGAGGGTCGTTGCTTGCTTCCGGCTGCTGGCCGACAGAGTTGAGAAAGAATTCTCACTGGGCCACCTGATACGCCTGTATTCTCCGAGACTATTCCGGGGTGGTGTCATAAAACTAACTAAGCGCAGCCCGAACCCGTTCTTCTCGAAGATGGACGAAGACCGGGACAGGGGGTGGCTAGAACGCTACATCCGGGTAAAAACCGAGGACATAATCCCGGCCGCCCATTAACCTTTCCCAGAGAAATGGAACAACAAGCGTA
It encodes the following:
- the LOC132041624 gene encoding uncharacterized protein LOC132041624, coding for MAKKQLIEALDLLLKDLMDTKLLFGGKVVVFGGDFRQTLPVVRSGIKEDFIEESLLCSGIWNTLEKLRLSVNMRARTDHAFSEYLMQIGSGKAETNCQGKIEIPDSFIVPFISEQESLNVLFKITYPNLYTSSCDMASVTSRVILTTKNDFVDEINDMLIIQFSGDSRTYVAFDENTETHDQSQYEDFLHSLHPPGLPPYKLTLKKGCPVMLLRNLNPCEGLCNGTRLICRDFQKHVISATIASGDFKNTHVFIPRIPLLSSQDEKLPIPFKRTQFPIRLCFAMTINKAEGQTLDFVGVYLREPVFSHGQLCVALSRAKNPNCVKILIRPPTADSNDDHTTYNIAYDEMMKSFKRLPYKLIVPVCNELFKNLIFT